The following coding sequences are from one Lentimicrobiaceae bacterium window:
- a CDS encoding inorganic pyrophosphatase translates to MANILMDPIGKLMGLRYKSHPWHGVELGEECPDVVTCFIEMVSTDTVKYEVDKTSGYLRLDRPQKYSNVVPALYGFLPQTYSGDSVAEFCMQKSGKTGIKGDGDPIDICVLTEKTISHGDFLVHARPIGGFRMIDGDESDDKLIAVLYNDAVYGDYQDINDCPELVVHRLQHYFLTYKDLPGKESNVEITHIFGKEDAHEIIMRSIKDYRNHFSNIYTILKDV, encoded by the coding sequence ATGGCAAATATTTTAATGGATCCTATAGGTAAGCTAATGGGACTTAGATATAAATCGCACCCATGGCACGGCGTTGAGCTTGGCGAAGAATGTCCCGACGTTGTTACCTGTTTTATCGAAATGGTTTCTACCGATACCGTGAAATACGAAGTTGACAAAACCAGCGGCTATCTCAGGTTAGACCGTCCTCAAAAATACTCAAATGTTGTACCGGCTTTATACGGCTTTTTACCGCAAACATACAGCGGCGATTCAGTTGCTGAATTTTGTATGCAAAAAAGCGGCAAAACGGGAATTAAAGGAGATGGCGACCCTATCGACATTTGCGTTCTGACCGAAAAAACAATTTCGCACGGAGATTTTTTGGTACATGCACGACCCATAGGCGGATTTAGAATGATTGACGGAGACGAATCTGATGACAAATTAATTGCAGTGCTATACAATGATGCTGTTTATGGCGATTATCAAGATATTAACGACTGCCCCGAACTCGTTGTTCATCGATTGCAGCACTACTTTTTGACCTACAAAGACTTGCCCGGGAAAGAAAGTAACGTCGAAATTACGCACATTTTTGGCAAAGAAGATGCACACGAAATAATTATGCGTTCGATAAAGGATTATAGAAATCACTTCAGTAATATATACACAATTTTGAAAGACGTATAA
- the gpmA gene encoding 2,3-diphosphoglycerate-dependent phosphoglycerate mutase, whose translation MKKLVLLRHGESLWNKENRFTGWADVDLSERGIKEAIEAGKTLKENGFDFKLAYTSYLKRAIKTLNLALEEMDLMWIEVRKTWRLNEKHYGVLQGLNKAETAQKYGDEQVLIWRRSYDVPPAPMAEDDPRCTRLQPRYKDIGNDAPLTEALKNTVERMIPYWENEIKPSFDNHDQLLVVAHGNSLRAIVKHVKNISDQDIIALNIPTGIPYVFEFDDNLNLVKDYFLGDPEVIKKLMEEVANQGKAK comes from the coding sequence ATGAAGAAATTGGTTCTACTCCGACACGGAGAAAGTTTATGGAATAAGGAAAATCGCTTTACAGGCTGGGCTGATGTTGATTTATCCGAAAGAGGTATAAAAGAAGCTATTGAAGCAGGTAAAACCTTAAAGGAAAATGGATTTGATTTTAAATTGGCTTACACATCGTATTTAAAGAGAGCTATAAAGACTTTGAACTTGGCTCTTGAAGAAATGGATTTGATGTGGATAGAAGTTCGTAAAACATGGCGATTGAATGAAAAGCACTACGGAGTTTTACAAGGTCTTAATAAAGCAGAAACAGCTCAAAAATACGGAGACGAACAAGTTTTAATATGGCGCAGAAGTTATGATGTACCTCCTGCACCAATGGCTGAAGACGACCCAAGATGCACAAGATTGCAACCCAGATATAAAGACATTGGAAATGATGCTCCTCTCACAGAAGCATTGAAGAATACCGTTGAAAGAATGATTCCCTACTGGGAAAACGAAATAAAACCATCGTTTGATAATCACGACCAACTTCTAGTTGTGGCTCACGGAAATAGCCTTAGAGCAATTGTAAAACACGTAAAAAACATATCCGACCAAGATATTATTGCATTGAACATTCCAACAGGAATACCTTACGTTTTTGAATTTGACGATAATCTTAACTTGGTAAAAGATTATTTCTTAGGCGATCCTGAAGTCATAAAAAAACTTATGGAAGAAGTTGCTAATCAGGGTAAAGCTAAGTAA
- a CDS encoding pyridoxal phosphate-dependent aminotransferase — MNFEYKNTPVPAEVVKKNLQLMGLSSVGKASIREIKRLVDNIERDSGVRYVRMEMGVPGLVPTEIGTNAEIAALKKGVAAVYPDIDGIPELKTEISRFVKNFIDVDVSPSSCIPTVGSMQASFALFLTLNRMSKEKDTTLFIDPGFPVHKQQHRVLGQKFESFDVYNFRGEKLRGKLEEYLSKGNVHSILYSNPNNPSWVCLTDDELKIIGELANKYNVIVLEDLAYFAMDFRKDYGQPGKPPYQPSVAKYTDNYVMLISSSKAFSYAGQRIGVMVISDKLFNTESENLVQYFGNSKFGRAIVFGTVYSLSSGTAHSAQYALAAMLKATNDGVYNFRDDVIEYGEKARIMKKLFTDNGFKIVYDKDLDEPVADGFYFTISYPGLSGEQLIEALIYYGVSAISLRITGSERTEGLRACVSLVYRDQFPDLEKRLIQFNKDFKN; from the coding sequence ATGAATTTTGAATATAAAAACACACCAGTACCCGCAGAAGTTGTTAAGAAGAACTTACAATTGATGGGTTTGTCGTCTGTTGGCAAAGCCAGCATTAGAGAAATTAAAAGATTGGTAGATAACATTGAGCGCGATAGCGGAGTTAGATACGTTAGAATGGAAATGGGAGTTCCGGGATTAGTACCAACAGAAATCGGTACCAATGCAGAGATTGCTGCACTGAAAAAAGGCGTAGCTGCTGTATATCCCGATATAGACGGAATACCCGAGTTAAAGACCGAAATTTCGCGTTTTGTTAAAAACTTTATCGATGTTGATGTAAGTCCTTCGTCGTGTATCCCGACAGTCGGTTCTATGCAAGCAAGTTTTGCTTTGTTTTTAACCCTTAACAGAATGAGCAAAGAGAAAGATACCACTCTTTTCATCGACCCGGGATTTCCTGTGCACAAACAACAACACAGAGTTTTGGGACAAAAATTTGAATCGTTTGACGTATATAATTTTAGAGGAGAAAAACTAAGAGGAAAATTAGAGGAATATTTGTCGAAAGGCAACGTGCACTCAATTCTATATTCCAATCCTAACAATCCGTCGTGGGTATGCTTAACCGACGATGAATTAAAGATAATAGGCGAGTTGGCAAATAAGTACAATGTTATAGTTTTAGAAGATTTGGCTTACTTTGCAATGGACTTCCGTAAAGATTACGGACAGCCTGGCAAACCTCCTTATCAGCCAAGTGTAGCAAAATACACCGACAATTACGTTATGCTTATCAGCAGTTCTAAAGCGTTTAGTTATGCCGGTCAGCGTATAGGCGTAATGGTTATTAGCGATAAACTTTTCAACACTGAATCGGAAAATCTTGTACAGTATTTTGGAAATTCAAAATTTGGTAGAGCAATAGTGTTCGGAACAGTATATTCATTGAGTTCGGGTACTGCACACTCGGCGCAGTACGCTTTGGCTGCCATGCTTAAAGCTACCAATGATGGCGTATATAATTTTAGAGACGACGTTATTGAGTACGGCGAAAAAGCTAGAATTATGAAAAAACTCTTTACCGACAACGGTTTCAAAATAGTTTACGATAAAGACCTTGACGAGCCTGTAGCCGACGGATTTTATTTCACAATTTCGTACCCGGGATTGAGTGGCGAACAACTTATTGAAGCGCTTATTTATTACGGAGTAAGTGCGATTTCGCTAAGAATTACCGGTAGCGAAAGAACCGAAGGACTAAGAGCTTGTGTTTCGTTGGTATATCGTGATCAATTCCCAGACCTAGAAAAGAGACTTATACAGTTTAATAAGGATTTTAAAAACTAA
- a CDS encoding ChaN family lipoprotein: MMKKLLLIILTLIIATSLTVDKPAYLIYNSAGKSNKYQKMIKSCAKADIILFGELHNNPICHWLEFSLTKDLHKAKSGNIILGAEMFESDNQLILDEYLSGLIKERNFENEAKLWNNYTTDYKPIVEFAKENELTFVATNIPRRYAALVNSEGFEGLDKLSDDAKSLIPPLPILYDENLPCYKNIAENIGMMPNKNTLNNIGKAQAVKDATMAHFIYKNFKKGNTFIHFNGRYHSDNFSSIVWYLNQLDSTLKITTISCVEQDDIQSFEEKNKGIADFIIAIPSDMTKTY, encoded by the coding sequence ATGATGAAAAAATTATTACTAATTATTTTAACGCTAATTATTGCAACTTCCCTAACTGTTGACAAGCCTGCATACTTGATTTACAATTCGGCAGGAAAATCGAATAAATATCAAAAAATGATTAAATCTTGTGCCAAAGCCGATATTATTCTGTTTGGCGAACTGCACAACAATCCCATTTGCCACTGGTTGGAATTTTCTCTAACAAAAGATTTGCACAAAGCTAAATCGGGTAATATAATTTTGGGTGCAGAAATGTTTGAAAGCGACAATCAACTTATTTTAGACGAATACCTCAGCGGCTTGATAAAAGAAAGAAATTTTGAAAACGAAGCCAAACTATGGAATAACTACACAACCGACTATAAGCCTATTGTTGAGTTTGCAAAAGAAAACGAATTAACATTTGTTGCCACAAACATACCTCGCAGATATGCAGCTCTTGTTAATAGCGAAGGTTTTGAAGGTTTGGATAAACTAAGCGATGATGCTAAATCGCTTATACCTCCATTGCCCATTCTTTACGACGAAAACTTACCTTGCTATAAAAACATTGCTGAAAATATCGGCATGATGCCTAACAAAAACACTCTTAATAATATTGGGAAAGCTCAAGCCGTTAAAGATGCAACAATGGCTCACTTTATTTACAAAAACTTTAAAAAAGGAAACACATTTATTCACTTCAACGGAAGATACCATTCCGATAACTTTTCGAGTATAGTTTGGTATTTGAACCAATTAGACAGCACACTGAAAATAACTACTATAAGCTGTGTAGAACAAGACGATATTCAATCCTTTGAAGAAAAAAATAAGGGTATAGCTGATTTTATTATTGCTATACCCTCAGATATGACTAAGACTTACTAA
- the cdd gene encoding cytidine deaminase: MEKKHITISYNEFSNVNELEEYQQKLIRKAEIVLKNAYAPFSNFKVGAAVLLSNNKVVTGCNQENAAFPSGLCAERVALFSAASKYPGVKVKCIAIAAESSNLFSPDIVTPCGACCQVMSEFQLHNNEPIEVLLKGKNKIIQLFGIQQLLPFTFKTNG, translated from the coding sequence ATGGAAAAAAAACATATTACTATCAGTTACAACGAGTTTTCAAACGTAAATGAGCTTGAAGAATATCAACAAAAGTTAATTCGCAAAGCCGAAATTGTTTTAAAAAATGCTTACGCTCCTTTCTCGAATTTTAAAGTCGGAGCAGCCGTATTGTTAAGTAATAATAAAGTAGTTACGGGCTGCAATCAGGAGAATGCTGCTTTCCCTTCGGGATTGTGTGCCGAAAGAGTTGCTCTTTTTTCTGCTGCATCAAAATATCCGGGTGTAAAAGTAAAATGTATTGCCATTGCCGCCGAAAGTAGTAATCTGTTTTCACCTGATATTGTAACACCCTGCGGTGCTTGCTGTCAGGTTATGAGTGAGTTTCAACTACATAATAATGAACCGATAGAAGTGCTGCTTAAAGGCAAAAATAAAATAATTCAACTGTTTGGAATCCAACAACTATTACCTTTTACATTTAAAACCAACGGTTAA
- a CDS encoding DMT family transporter: MNSIKSNNTVKGAIAICIAATLWGLDGVVLTPRLHLLDISLVVFVLHALPFTLMCAIFSKEIKLLKTFNFQDYLGFILVAFFGGFLGTYAIVKALFLVDFQQLTIVILLQKLQPIFAIILAAIILKEKFQKNFLLWASIAIVAGYFLTFGFNAPNFNPSDKTGLAALYSLLAAFSFGASTVISKKILFRFNFVSATYYRFGFTALITLIILLFSNKIGLVVTINPNQWLIFLIIGLTTGSGAIFLYYYGLRKVKAMVSSICELCYPISAIIFDYIFNGKVLSLVQWVSATVMILAIYRLSKN, from the coding sequence ATGAATTCTATAAAATCTAACAATACTGTAAAAGGAGCCATTGCCATATGCATTGCTGCAACACTTTGGGGATTAGACGGAGTTGTCCTTACTCCTCGTTTGCATTTACTGGATATATCATTGGTTGTTTTTGTACTGCACGCTCTACCGTTTACTTTAATGTGCGCTATATTTTCAAAAGAAATTAAATTACTTAAGACCTTTAATTTTCAAGATTATTTAGGCTTTATTCTTGTAGCATTTTTCGGCGGATTCTTAGGAACTTACGCTATAGTAAAAGCTCTATTTTTGGTTGATTTTCAACAACTTACAATTGTAATATTACTACAAAAACTTCAACCGATTTTTGCTATAATTTTAGCAGCTATAATACTGAAAGAAAAGTTTCAGAAAAATTTCCTACTGTGGGCAAGTATTGCAATAGTTGCAGGCTACTTTTTAACCTTCGGATTTAACGCTCCCAACTTTAACCCAAGCGATAAAACAGGGCTAGCCGCCTTGTACTCTTTATTAGCCGCATTTTCATTTGGTGCTTCTACAGTAATAAGCAAAAAAATACTATTCAGATTTAATTTCGTTTCGGCAACCTACTACCGATTTGGTTTTACAGCCCTTATTACCCTTATTATCTTGCTATTTAGCAATAAAATAGGTTTGGTTGTAACTATTAATCCTAACCAATGGTTAATATTTTTAATTATTGGCTTAACTACGGGCTCGGGTGCTATATTCCTATATTACTACGGACTTAGAAAAGTAAAAGCAATGGTTTCGAGTATTTGCGAACTGTGCTACCCAATTTCTGCTATTATATTCGACTATATTTTTAACGGAAAAGTGCTTTCGCTTGTACAATGGGTTAGCGCTACAGTTATGATTTTAGCCATTTACAGATTGAGTAAGAATTAG
- a CDS encoding M1 family aminopeptidase, protein MKHIIYIFVILATCNLSFAQNAFDTDMFTFGKHCSRNIIEKKDVSTKNGNMNNYDISYHRFEWYVNPEVDTISGCVTTYFKTLNQNTDSLFFNLTCKLTVDSVINNNVRVLHMHTNDQLCITLPNNACFNTFDSVSIYYHGNPVARWHNAFNIDTHDGVAVLWTLSEPYGSSHWFPTKNDLTDKIDSVDIFVSTPAPYSTASIGLLQWDTISPKTNIRTCFWKHRYPIAAYLIGIASTNYSVFNQYHVFTNNDTLLIQNYVYPEDSALQHYIANTMTKVYQLFEEYYGAYPFMNEKYGHAQCGFAGGMEHQTMTFMGGIFSLHVLAHELAHHWFGNMITCGSWHDIWLNEGFASYSTLLMYEKLNDGSWWLPCKEHVVKSITSKPDGSVYCYDITDPRRIFDNRLTYEKSTYVLHTLRWIIGDSAFFTAIKNYLNDTILRYKFAMSEDLINHFKNAANTDLEWYFNDWLYCEGYPSYNITLRHVAQNEYTINFVQTQSHHSVDFFKLPLPIKIFGNNKDTIMVFDNTVNNQTFNFITDFTIDSIQFDPDKWLVTANNSINYILSKDIDESKVEIYPNPCSNFFCIKNIDLDKYKINIYNTKGAKLNYTLDKKNNLSYIVNIKNAMSGIYIIAITDGNNKTVLSKKISIK, encoded by the coding sequence TTGAAACACATTATTTACATTTTTGTCATTCTTGCTACTTGCAACTTGAGTTTTGCTCAAAATGCCTTTGATACCGATATGTTTACTTTTGGAAAACATTGTAGCAGAAATATCATTGAAAAGAAAGACGTTTCTACCAAAAATGGTAATATGAACAACTACGATATTTCTTATCATCGTTTTGAATGGTACGTAAATCCCGAAGTTGACACTATTAGCGGCTGCGTTACAACATATTTCAAAACCTTAAATCAAAATACCGATAGCTTATTTTTCAATCTCACTTGTAAACTTACGGTAGATTCGGTTATAAACAATAATGTTCGTGTGTTACATATGCATACCAACGACCAATTGTGCATAACATTACCAAACAACGCCTGCTTTAACACTTTCGACTCGGTATCGATATATTATCATGGAAACCCTGTTGCACGTTGGCATAACGCATTTAACATCGATACACACGACGGTGTTGCCGTACTGTGGACGCTTTCTGAACCTTACGGCTCAAGTCATTGGTTTCCAACCAAAAACGACCTAACCGATAAAATTGACTCTGTGGATATTTTTGTATCAACGCCGGCGCCATACTCAACGGCTTCAATTGGCTTGCTTCAGTGGGACACAATATCGCCAAAGACCAATATCAGAACATGTTTTTGGAAACATCGCTACCCTATTGCCGCGTACCTGATTGGAATTGCTTCTACAAATTATTCCGTTTTCAATCAGTATCACGTTTTTACAAACAACGACACTTTGCTCATACAAAACTATGTTTATCCCGAAGATTCGGCTCTGCAACACTATATAGCAAATACAATGACCAAAGTTTATCAACTTTTTGAGGAATACTACGGCGCTTATCCGTTTATGAACGAAAAATACGGACATGCACAATGTGGTTTTGCCGGTGGCATGGAGCACCAAACTATGACTTTTATGGGCGGTATTTTCAGTCTTCATGTACTTGCTCACGAATTGGCTCACCATTGGTTCGGAAACATGATAACTTGTGGCTCATGGCACGATATATGGCTTAACGAAGGATTTGCTTCGTACAGCACTTTGCTTATGTACGAAAAGTTGAATGATGGTTCGTGGTGGCTACCGTGCAAAGAGCATGTTGTGAAAAGTATTACTTCAAAACCCGACGGCTCTGTTTATTGCTACGACATAACAGACCCTAGACGAATATTCGACAATCGCCTTACTTACGAAAAATCCACCTACGTACTACATACTTTAAGGTGGATTATAGGCGATTCTGCTTTTTTTACCGCCATAAAAAATTATCTCAACGATACAATTCTTCGCTACAAATTTGCCATGTCCGAAGATTTGATTAATCACTTTAAAAATGCCGCCAATACCGATTTGGAATGGTACTTCAACGACTGGCTCTACTGCGAAGGATATCCTTCATATAACATAACTCTCAGACATGTTGCTCAAAACGAGTACACAATCAATTTTGTACAAACACAGTCGCATCATTCTGTCGATTTTTTTAAACTTCCATTGCCAATAAAGATATTCGGCAATAATAAAGATACGATTATGGTTTTTGATAACACAGTCAATAATCAAACCTTCAACTTCATAACTGATTTTACAATAGACTCAATTCAATTCGACCCCGACAAATGGCTTGTTACAGCCAATAACAGTATTAACTATATTCTGAGCAAAGATATTGACGAAAGCAAAGTAGAAATCTACCCAAATCCTTGCTCAAACTTTTTTTGTATCAAAAACATAGACTTAGACAAGTATAAAATCAATATCTACAACACAAAAGGAGCAAAATTAAATTACACATTAGATAAGAAAAACAACTTATCGTACATAGTTAATATAAAAAATGCCATGTCCGGTATCTACATAATAGCGATAACCGATGGAAATAATAAAACAGTATTAAGCAAAAAAATATCAATTAAATAG
- a CDS encoding O-antigen ligase family protein, whose translation MKLKTTSLNYKDGYFISIVLLVASLPLSKFTMSVFQFCILFFWLWHGVSYPKSLSRSSKNSVIKIIFAYLAEIFKQLINKFKILFKNKVALVFVSIFFMHIIGLTYTTDFNYAFNDIRIKVPLFILPLFFVSGPKLSIKQLHIIFIVYILAVLGGITYQSLLFYQAGEASAYAINSHVSHIRFSLNAIFAMALCFYFVFSKIFKNVLVRLLFVIPIAIIVAFVSHFNYKTGIMLIPIVVGLSVVFLIINCKNKIVKTTAIIGTAIVIILGIIGIKILFDSFKPKTIDFATLDKVTANGNAYTHDTTNYKTHNGKWMGLYICYPELIEEWNKHSSTDFYGKDKKDQPIRGTLIKYLASKDLRKDAEGFSKLSSEDIENIENGINNANYTSGKTLRNNFEDFYAGYCNYKTNKYVNYNTYWQRVEYWRTSILIIKQHPVFGVGTGDLQLAFDKQYEKMQSTLDTQFRHRSHNQFLAIAIAFGLVGLALFVFVQFYPPIKQKSFKNYYFYIFWFIAMISMLTEDTLETQEGVTFYAVFMALFLFAVNFANSNDKSEQET comes from the coding sequence AAAAGTTTGAGCCGGTCAAGCAAAAACTCTGTAATAAAAATCATTTTTGCTTACTTAGCGGAAATTTTTAAACAGCTTATAAACAAGTTTAAAATACTGTTTAAAAATAAAGTTGCGTTGGTTTTTGTTTCTATTTTCTTTATGCACATTATTGGTCTCACCTACACCACCGATTTTAATTACGCATTTAACGACATCAGAATAAAAGTTCCGTTGTTTATTCTCCCTTTGTTTTTCGTTAGCGGTCCAAAATTATCAATAAAACAGCTACACATTATTTTTATAGTTTACATTCTCGCTGTTTTAGGCGGAATTACCTATCAATCATTGCTTTTTTACCAAGCCGGCGAAGCAAGTGCCTACGCAATAAACTCGCACGTTAGCCACATACGTTTTAGTCTTAACGCTATTTTTGCAATGGCACTTTGTTTCTACTTTGTTTTTAGTAAAATCTTTAAAAACGTACTTGTCAGACTGCTTTTTGTTATTCCAATTGCCATAATTGTAGCGTTTGTTTCACACTTTAATTATAAAACCGGAATTATGCTTATCCCTATAGTGGTTGGACTATCGGTGGTATTTTTAATTATTAATTGTAAAAATAAAATAGTAAAAACAACGGCTATAATCGGTACAGCAATAGTGATAATTTTGGGCATAATTGGAATTAAAATTTTGTTCGACAGTTTTAAACCGAAAACAATAGACTTTGCCACTTTGGATAAGGTAACGGCAAACGGAAACGCCTACACACACGATACGACAAACTACAAAACCCACAACGGCAAATGGATGGGCTTGTATATTTGTTATCCCGAACTCATCGAAGAATGGAACAAACACAGCTCTACCGATTTTTACGGCAAAGACAAAAAAGATCAGCCGATTAGGGGAACGTTGATAAAATATTTAGCATCAAAAGACCTAAGAAAAGATGCCGAAGGTTTTAGTAAACTTAGCAGCGAAGATATTGAAAACATTGAAAACGGCATAAATAATGCAAATTATACGTCGGGAAAGACATTGCGTAACAATTTTGAAGATTTTTATGCGGGATATTGCAACTACAAAACCAACAAATACGTCAATTACAACACGTATTGGCAAAGAGTTGAATATTGGCGTACATCTATTTTGATAATAAAACAGCATCCTGTTTTTGGCGTTGGCACCGGCGATTTGCAATTGGCATTCGACAAACAGTACGAAAAAATGCAAAGCACTTTGGATACTCAATTCCGACATCGCTCGCATAATCAGTTTTTGGCTATTGCTATTGCGTTTGGATTAGTTGGCTTGGCTTTATTCGTTTTCGTACAATTTTATCCGCCAATAAAACAAAAAAGTTTTAAAAATTACTATTTCTACATTTTTTGGTTCATAGCAATGATATCAATGCTTACCGAAGACACATTGGAAACCCAAGAAGGTGTTACATTTTACGCAGTTTTTATGGCTTTGTTTTTATTTGCAGTAAATTTTGCCAATAGCAACGATAAATCGGAACAAGAAACTTAA
- a CDS encoding gliding motility-associated C-terminal domain-containing protein, translated as MIKPTKNSKTYIIIALIIGTCFFKPSYSQIGVTIPNLQICNNSYNYVPVIISNFIDIDSFCIEIKYNNDIVKNTSYYGLHQALNEGNANITISENITTIKWHTEHAGAIIINDTLLHLNFFANSIGSTELQIIESSCYFYSSDGSLQTFMANNGTLNVNGKPKVFLTEINATCMNKCEANYLASVYDGYAPYQILWNGSPGRFDSIQTGLCAGPNSLWIKDKIGCVTDTIFEVSGLPSANVEIEIRCYDTLTEVIYLQNPTLDFSFKEIPPSHVLEPPLWEFGDGDTAKAFTTSHKYIGAKDNTDGYYILKVHFINENGCDTIIEKIIEIHEAKLRIPNILIKNADNESHAAFIISDREGSSTVASGNYIYNQVIRMEVVIRDRWGRKVFASNDYKNDWKAENVTDGVYFYTLKVIGHYKNDFFKGSVTVFTNSL; from the coding sequence ATGATAAAACCGACTAAGAATAGTAAAACGTACATTATAATTGCCCTTATTATTGGAACTTGTTTTTTCAAGCCTTCGTATTCGCAGATTGGCGTAACAATCCCTAACCTTCAAATATGTAACAACTCGTACAATTACGTACCTGTTATTATCAGCAACTTTATTGATATCGATTCGTTTTGCATTGAAATAAAATACAACAACGATATTGTAAAAAACACATCGTACTATGGATTGCACCAAGCTCTGAACGAAGGCAATGCCAACATTACAATTAGCGAAAATATTACAACTATAAAATGGCATACCGAACATGCTGGAGCTATTATTATAAACGACACATTGCTACATCTGAACTTTTTTGCCAATTCAATTGGCAGTACCGAACTGCAAATAATTGAAAGCTCATGTTATTTTTATTCGTCAGACGGTTCGCTACAAACATTCATGGCGAATAATGGAACATTAAACGTTAACGGAAAACCTAAAGTTTTTCTTACCGAAATAAATGCTACCTGCATGAATAAATGCGAAGCTAATTATTTAGCCTCCGTTTACGACGGATATGCTCCGTATCAGATTTTATGGAACGGTTCGCCTGGCAGATTCGACTCAATACAAACGGGATTATGCGCCGGTCCCAACAGCTTATGGATAAAAGATAAAATCGGATGCGTAACCGACACAATTTTTGAAGTTTCGGGACTTCCTTCGGCTAACGTTGAAATTGAAATTCGCTGCTACGACACGCTTACCGAAGTTATTTACCTTCAAAACCCAACATTGGATTTTTCTTTTAAAGAAATTCCTCCCTCTCATGTTCTTGAACCACCCTTGTGGGAATTTGGAGACGGCGACACCGCAAAAGCATTTACAACTTCTCACAAATACATTGGTGCTAAAGATAACACCGATGGATATTATATTCTGAAAGTGCATTTCATAAACGAAAACGGTTGCGATACTATAATTGAAAAAATTATTGAAATTCATGAAGCAAAACTGCGAATACCTAACATATTGATAAAAAATGCCGACAATGAATCGCATGCTGCTTTTATCATATCCGATAGAGAAGGTAGTTCTACCGTGGCTTCCGGAAACTACATATATAACCAAGTCATCAGAATGGAAGTAGTTATCAGAGACCGTTGGGGAAGGAAAGTCTTTGCAAGCAACGATTATAAAAACGATTGGAAAGCCGAAAATGTTACAGACGGGGTTTATTTTTATACCCTTAAAGTTATTGGGCATTATAAAAACGACTTCTTTAAAGGCTCTGTAACAGTTTTTACAAATAGTCTGTAG
- a CDS encoding polysaccharide deacetylase family protein, which yields MLHNTPFVFRYLYPKSVVWDIKNSNNSIYLTFDDGPNLQVTPKVLDILEKYDIKATFFMVGNNVKNNLSLFNDIVDLNHSVGGHTYNHVKATKVSYMQYKNEIDEVSKMINSKLFRPPHGILPLMWAKKLSAEYKIVMWSVISGDFSPKLSPQQCLDVTNKYTKSGSIIVFHDSIKAAPNMLEILEKYIKQCLDKGFNFEKIPESI from the coding sequence ATGTTACACAACACACCGTTTGTTTTTAGGTATTTGTATCCAAAAAGTGTAGTTTGGGATATAAAAAACTCGAATAATAGTATTTACCTTACTTTCGATGATGGTCCAAATCTGCAAGTTACTCCAAAAGTTTTAGATATTCTTGAGAAATACGATATTAAAGCTACTTTTTTTATGGTAGGTAATAATGTTAAAAATAATTTGAGTTTGTTTAATGATATTGTTGATTTGAATCATTCGGTTGGAGGACATACATATAACCATGTTAAAGCTACCAAAGTCAGTTATATGCAGTACAAGAATGAAATAGACGAAGTTTCAAAAATGATTAATTCTAAGCTGTTCCGACCACCACATGGCATATTACCTTTGATGTGGGCAAAAAAATTATCAGCCGAATACAAAATTGTTATGTGGAGTGTAATTTCGGGCGATTTTTCACCAAAACTATCGCCACAACAATGCCTTGATGTTACTAATAAATACACGAAAAGCGGTAGTATTATTGTTTTTCACGATAGTATAAAAGCCGCACCTAATATGTTAGAAATTTTGGAAAAATACATTAAGCAATGTTTAGATAAAGGATTCAATTTTGAAAAGATACCGGAATCTATTTAA